In Streptococcus dysgalactiae subsp. dysgalactiae, the following are encoded in one genomic region:
- a CDS encoding epoxyqueuosine reductase QueH, with protein sequence MIDLQEILANMNPNQKINYDRVMQQMTKAWAKESVRPSILMHVCCAPCSTYTLEYLTQFADITVYFANSNIHPKDEYHRRAYVTQQFVSEFNAKTGNTVQFLEADYVPNEYVRQVRGLEEEPEGGDRCRVCFDYRLDKTAQKAVELGFDYFASALTISPHKNSQIINDVGIDVQKVYTTKYLPSDFKKNNGYRRSVEMCEEYDIYRQCYCGCVYAAKMQGIDLIQVKKDAKAFMADKDLDNDFPHIRFSYRGEEM encoded by the coding sequence ATGATTGATTTACAAGAGATTCTCGCTAACATGAATCCCAATCAAAAGATAAATTATGACAGGGTCATGCAGCAGATGACCAAGGCTTGGGCGAAAGAATCCGTGCGTCCCAGTATTTTAATGCACGTCTGCTGTGCCCCTTGCTCCACTTACACTCTAGAATACCTGACGCAGTTTGCTGACATTACGGTTTACTTTGCCAATTCTAACATTCACCCTAAGGACGAATACCATCGTAGAGCTTATGTGACACAACAGTTTGTCTCTGAGTTCAACGCTAAAACAGGCAATACTGTTCAGTTTCTCGAAGCGGACTATGTCCCCAATGAGTACGTTCGACAAGTGCGAGGCTTAGAAGAGGAACCAGAAGGTGGGGATCGTTGCCGTGTCTGTTTTGATTACCGATTAGACAAGACCGCTCAAAAAGCAGTGGAACTTGGTTTTGACTACTTTGCCAGTGCCCTAACCATCAGTCCTCATAAAAATTCGCAAATCATTAATGATGTGGGTATCGATGTGCAAAAGGTTTACACCACCAAATATCTGCCAAGTGATTTCAAGAAAAACAACGGTTATCGCAGATCCGTTGAAATGTGTGAGGAGTATGATATTTACCGCCAATGCTATTGTGGCTGTGTCTACGCTGCCAAAATGCAGGGCATTGACTTGATTCAAGTGAAAAAAGATGCCAAAGCTTTTATGGCAGACAAGGATTTGGATAATGATTTCCCCCACATCCGCTTTAGTTATCGGGGGGAAGAGATGTGA
- a CDS encoding dUTP diphosphatase encodes MTKIRGFELISGFTNKDLLPKRETAHAAGYDLSVAEAVTIAPGEIKLVPTGVKAYMQDGEVLYLYDRSSNPRKKGLILINSVGVIDGDYYGNDANEGHIFAQMQNITDQPVTLAVGERIIQGVFMPFLIADGDQASGERTGGFGSTGK; translated from the coding sequence ATGACTAAGATTCGTGGGTTTGAGCTTATATCAGGATTTACCAATAAGGACCTATTACCAAAACGTGAGACAGCGCATGCGGCTGGTTATGACTTGTCTGTTGCTGAGGCCGTAACCATTGCACCAGGAGAGATTAAGTTGGTGCCAACAGGCGTTAAAGCCTATATGCAAGATGGCGAAGTACTTTACCTCTATGACCGTTCGTCAAATCCTCGGAAAAAAGGGTTGATTTTAATTAATTCCGTTGGAGTTATCGATGGGGATTACTATGGAAATGATGCTAATGAAGGGCATATTTTTGCGCAGATGCAAAACATTACGGACCAACCGGTTACACTGGCAGTTGGTGAGCGCATTATTCAAGGTGTTTTCATGCCTTTCTTGATTGCTGATGGTGATCAAGCCAGCGGTGAACGAACAGGTGGTTTTGGTTCTACCGGAAAATAA